The Oscillospiraceae bacterium genome has a segment encoding these proteins:
- a CDS encoding L-fucose/L-arabinose isomerase family protein, producing the protein MTNIPELKLGLVSVSRDCFPMALSVGRRDALAAAYAKYGMLHNCPVCIESETDVAPALADLKAAGVNALVIFLGNFGPETAETTLAKQFDGPVMFCAAAEESGDSLLDGRGDAYCGMLNASYNLNLRGVQAYIPQYPVGTAADCAAMIRDFVPVATALLALSDLKIISFGPRPQDFLACNAPIAPLHRLGIEIEENSELDLYAAFHAHAGDARIPDVVAEMEEELGEGNKKPEILAKLAQYELTLLDWVETHKGARKYVAIAGKCWPAFQTEFQFVPCYVNSRLTAKGIPVSCEVDIYGVLSEFIGTCVSRDAVTLLDINNSVPADLYAEKIKNAYPYSLTDTFMGFHCGNTPACKLSTCEMKYQKIMARTLPVEYTNGTLEGDIAPGPITFFRLQSTADCRLRGYVAEGEVLPVPTRSFGGIGVFAIPQMGRFYRHVLIEKNFPHHGAVVFGHYGKAIFDVLRCLGVTDVGFNQPQGMLYPTENPFA; encoded by the coding sequence ATGACAAATATTCCTGAGCTGAAGCTGGGACTGGTGAGCGTGTCCCGAGACTGCTTCCCCATGGCGCTGTCCGTTGGACGGCGAGACGCATTGGCGGCAGCCTATGCCAAGTACGGCATGCTGCACAACTGCCCGGTGTGTATAGAAAGTGAGACGGATGTGGCGCCGGCTTTAGCAGACTTAAAGGCTGCCGGGGTCAACGCCTTAGTGATCTTCCTGGGCAACTTCGGTCCGGAGACGGCAGAGACCACTCTGGCCAAGCAGTTTGACGGCCCTGTGATGTTTTGCGCAGCGGCGGAGGAGAGCGGCGACAGCCTGCTGGACGGCCGCGGCGACGCCTACTGCGGTATGCTCAATGCGTCCTATAATTTGAACTTGCGTGGCGTGCAGGCGTATATTCCCCAGTACCCGGTGGGTACGGCAGCGGACTGTGCCGCCATGATCCGGGATTTTGTACCGGTGGCAACGGCGCTGCTGGCACTGTCTGATTTGAAGATCATTTCCTTCGGCCCCCGTCCCCAGGACTTTTTGGCCTGCAACGCGCCTATCGCACCCCTGCACCGGCTGGGCATTGAGATTGAGGAGAACAGCGAGCTGGATCTGTACGCTGCGTTCCACGCCCACGCCGGGGACGCCCGCATTCCAGATGTGGTAGCGGAGATGGAGGAAGAGCTGGGCGAGGGCAATAAGAAGCCGGAGATCCTGGCCAAGCTGGCGCAGTACGAGCTGACTCTGCTGGACTGGGTGGAGACCCACAAGGGCGCGCGCAAGTATGTGGCCATTGCCGGCAAGTGCTGGCCTGCATTCCAGACGGAGTTCCAGTTTGTGCCCTGTTATGTAAACAGCCGCCTGACCGCCAAGGGCATTCCCGTGTCCTGCGAGGTGGATATTTACGGCGTGCTGTCCGAGTTTATCGGCACCTGCGTCAGTCGGGACGCGGTGACCCTGCTGGATATTAACAACAGCGTGCCGGCCGATCTGTATGCGGAGAAGATCAAGAATGCGTATCCGTACAGCCTAACCGATACTTTTATGGGCTTCCACTGCGGCAACACTCCGGCCTGCAAGCTGTCCACCTGCGAGATGAAATACCAGAAAATCATGGCGCGCACCCTGCCGGTGGAGTACACCAACGGCACCCTGGAGGGGGATATTGCCCCCGGTCCCATCACCTTCTTCCGGCTCCAGTCCACGGCGGATTGCCGGCTGCGGGGCTATGTGGCAGAGGGCGAGGTGCTGCCGGTACCTACCCGCTCCTTTGGCGGCATCGGCGTGTTTGCCATTCCCCAAATGGGTCGGTTCTATCGCCATGTGCTCATTGAAAAGAACTTCCCCCACCATGGGGCAGTGGTTTTTGGCCATTACGGCAAGGCCATCTTTGATGTGCTGCGGTGCCTGGGCGTTACCGATGTGGGCTTTAATCAGCCCCAGGGTATGCTCTATCCTACGGAAAATCCTTTTGCGTAA
- the htpG gene encoding molecular chaperone HtpG, which translates to MRKKQFKAESKKLLDMMINSIYTHKEIFLRELISNASDALDKLYFRSLTDDTVGMNRSDFHIRLAVDKDARTLTVTDNGIGMTGEELEQNLGTIAKSGSLNFKQENDTKAADDVEVIGQFGVGFYSAFMVADKVTVESKAFGADTANCWTSTGADGYTLEPCDKADCGTVITLHLKENTEEENYDEFLEPYRIQGLVKKYSDYIRYPIIMQMSHQVPNPDKEGETVTEVADETLNSMVPLWRKAKSELKPEDYNAFYKQRFGDYEDPVDVMHFKTEGQATFDALLYIPKNPPFDYYTKEFEKGLALYSNGVLIMEKCPDLLPDHFSFVRGLIDSADLSLNISREMLQHDHQLKIIAKAINRKIKNELTRMLKNEREKYEAFFKTFGVQLKFGVYANYGAEKDDLKDLLLFRSSAGEGMMTLKEYVDGMAEGQDTIYYACGDTAEKIALLPQTDAVLSKGYQVLYLTDDVDEFALQMLMEYDGKKFANITKDDLNLESEDEKKAMEQKNADAKGLLDTMKEALGEEVSAVKFSGNLGSHAVCLSAEGYLSMEMEKVLSSMPGGGQGAKAQLVLEINDKHPLAEKLFALLKDDPETLKKYTKILYDQARLISGLDVQNPTALADSIVDMML; encoded by the coding sequence ATGAGAAAAAAGCAATTCAAGGCAGAGTCTAAAAAGCTGCTGGATATGATGATCAACTCCATTTATACCCATAAGGAGATCTTTTTGCGGGAGCTGATCTCCAACGCCTCCGACGCGCTGGACAAGCTGTACTTCCGCTCTTTGACGGACGACACGGTGGGTATGAACCGCAGCGATTTTCACATTCGCCTGGCGGTGGACAAGGACGCTCGCACCCTGACCGTGACAGACAACGGCATCGGTATGACCGGCGAAGAACTGGAGCAGAACCTGGGCACCATCGCCAAGTCCGGTTCCCTGAACTTTAAGCAGGAGAACGACACCAAGGCTGCCGACGATGTAGAAGTGATCGGCCAGTTCGGCGTTGGGTTCTACTCCGCCTTTATGGTGGCGGACAAGGTGACCGTGGAGTCTAAGGCCTTTGGGGCAGATACAGCCAACTGCTGGACCTCTACCGGCGCAGACGGCTACACCTTAGAGCCTTGCGACAAGGCAGATTGCGGTACGGTGATCACCCTGCACTTGAAAGAGAACACCGAGGAAGAAAATTACGACGAGTTCCTGGAGCCGTACCGGATTCAGGGCCTGGTGAAGAAATACAGCGATTATATCCGCTATCCCATTATCATGCAGATGAGCCACCAGGTGCCGAACCCGGACAAAGAGGGCGAGACCGTGACAGAGGTGGCGGACGAGACCTTAAATTCTATGGTGCCTCTGTGGCGTAAGGCCAAAAGCGAGCTGAAGCCGGAGGACTACAATGCATTTTACAAGCAGCGCTTTGGCGACTATGAGGACCCGGTGGATGTGATGCACTTCAAGACCGAGGGTCAAGCCACCTTTGACGCCCTGCTGTATATCCCTAAGAACCCGCCTTTTGACTACTACACCAAGGAATTTGAAAAAGGGCTGGCGCTGTACTCCAACGGTGTGCTGATTATGGAGAAGTGCCCGGATCTGCTGCCGGATCACTTTAGCTTTGTGCGCGGGCTCATTGACAGTGCAGACCTGAGCCTGAACATCTCCCGTGAGATGCTCCAGCACGATCATCAGCTGAAGATCATTGCCAAGGCCATTAACCGCAAGATCAAGAATGAGCTGACCCGCATGCTGAAGAATGAGCGGGAGAAGTACGAGGCATTCTTTAAGACCTTTGGCGTGCAGCTGAAATTCGGCGTGTATGCCAACTACGGCGCCGAGAAGGACGACCTGAAAGACCTGTTGCTGTTCAGATCCTCTGCCGGGGAGGGTATGATGACCCTGAAAGAGTATGTGGATGGTATGGCCGAGGGGCAGGATACCATTTATTATGCCTGTGGCGACACGGCGGAGAAGATCGCTTTGCTGCCCCAGACGGACGCGGTGCTGAGCAAGGGTTACCAAGTGCTGTACCTGACGGACGATGTAGATGAGTTTGCCCTGCAAATGCTCATGGAGTACGATGGCAAGAAGTTCGCTAACATTACCAAGGACGACCTGAATTTGGAAAGCGAAGATGAAAAGAAAGCCATGGAGCAAAAGAATGCCGACGCCAAGGGTTTGCTGGACACGATGAAAGAGGCGTTGGGCGAGGAAGTCAGCGCCGTGAAATTCTCCGGCAACTTAGGCAGCCACGCAGTGTGCCTGTCGGCAGAGGGTTACCTGTCCATGGAGATGGAAAAAGTGCTCAGCAGTATGCCCGGCGGCGGCCAAGGCGCCAAGGCCCAGCTGGTGCTGGAGATCAACGATAAGCACCCGTTGGCAGAGAAGTTGTTCGCCCTGTTAAAGGACGATCCGGAAACGCTGAAGAAATACACCAAGATCCTGTACGATCAGGCGCGGCTC